Genomic segment of Flavobacteriales bacterium:
AAGTTTCTACCCCAAAAGGTTTTGATATGATACATGCCCGAATGTATCACTACCGAACCACCGGAACCGGAAATACGGCCTATCAGTATCTTGATACCATAACGCCTTCATCCATCTCTGGAGATACCACCACTTTTAATGTCGGTCAGCTTTTTGATGATGCCGGAGGTACATTAAAAATTAGCGATGACGGCTTTTATGGCTATCTATACTGCAAATTTCGCCCAAATTGCGAAGCACAGGAAGGCAAAAACCAGGTGGATTACACCTTCGATTTTAAACGATTGAACTATTTGGGAAATGGTTTAGAAACGATTCATTCAAACGGAGTTCATAGCGATGACATCTATCAAAGCAATCCTCAGATTTCGATAACCGCTTTAAACGATTTTATCAATGCCGACAGCGACACAGCAGTTTGGCAGATAACCGTTTCAAATAGTTCGAGCGTGGCCAACGCCAAAAATGTTTGGCTATATCCCGAAAGTAACGGCAACACGCAGGTACACAAAATCATTGATTTATCAACGAATTTGGCTATTCAAAAATCAAACGATATTTATCTAATCGGAGATTTTGGCATTGGCACATCTAAAACCTTTTTAATAAAAGCTACTTTTAAAAGTTGTGCCACCGATAGCTTTAAACTTAGTCTCGGCTACAATTGTTCCGACTATCCAGATAGTTTTAGCGTTGCTCAATGCACCTCGTTAGATAAAATTCTTCGATATACACCTCAAAATACGCGGCTCGAAATCGAGATTGTAAATACCGATTCGGTCATTCAGTTGTGTTCCGAAAATTATTACGATTTAAAAATAAAGAATCTTGGAAATGCCTCCGTTTTTAATCTTTATGTAGATGTGCACTCAAGAGATGGTATGATTTTTAACGATACTGCCTATCTGTTTTTGAACAGCACAGATTCTATTTTAGTCAATAATCCTGTTGATTTAGGAAATGGTATTATTCGCTGGAATATCAGCAATTTCAGCACTTTGTTGATTAACAAGGGGTTGTCAGGAATTAGTTCGAACACCCTGAGTGAAGTGACGTTGCGGTTGAAACTCTCAACCAATTGCGATTTTGTAAGTTCGAGCTATTATTTGGCTCGCCCCGGCGGAAATCTAAACTGCGGAAAACCCGTTCTGAGTTCGTTTGGTGTGAGCAAACCCATTGATATTATGGGTGTTTCAAAGCCCTACTACGGTTTTGTCGTTTTTGATAAACAACCCATAGATGCCTGCAACTATGATGGATTAAGCACGGCTCATTTTATCAATTTAGGCCCCGACACCACCGGAAATACAGATTATATACAACTTATTTTGCCCAAAGGTTTTTACCTCGATACTACATTTAAATCGAATATTCATAATGCTCCGTCTCAAAATCCGAAGCTAAAACAAGGTAAAAATTTAATTGGCCAATGGAAAATTCCGGCGGGCATACTTCCTGGCGATTCTGTTGTTTTTGGGTATAAAACCGTTTTAAATTCGGCAGAAGTTGAGTGCGGAAATACGCAGTTAATTATGCAATCCGTCGTTTCTCAGCCTGCATTGTGTGTGAAAGACAGTTCTTTATGCAATATTGATGTAAGCACGGCCAACGACTTGATGATAGATTCTATAAACAAAGGAATTTATGACGTAAACTGGGGCATAGCTTCGAGCGTGCAAAGCGGAAACAATGAGTTGGTAACATTGAATTATGTGTTGAAAAATATTGGTTCGGACAAATCGGCTGGAGTGCCACTTTTGGTTAAAATGGTAGTGGATGCCAATAAAAACAATCAAATAGATTCTGCTGATATGCTGATTTCAACAGACACCATTTGGAATCAAATTCAAAAAAATCAATCCATTACACGTTTGATAAATTTTGAGGCAAATCCTGCCAATATATGCAACTTGTGGTTGGTCATTGATTCCACAGGGTGTGTGTGTTCCGAATTTTATAAGAAATTGCCAATCATTCATTTAAAAAATGCAGGAAGAGATACCCTTTCTTGTCCCGAAACGAATATTGCAATCGGAAGCAATAATTCAAAGTCATATACCTACAAATGGCTTTCTTCTTATGGTATTGCTCAGGTTGATAGCGGTTTAACCGTTTTTAACGGTAATAATTTTAGCAATAAAGACACCAGTTTCAACTTGATTTTGCAAAGCGACAGAGGAGGGGGCTGCCTATCAAAAGACACTGCCATAATAACACTTCATCCCAGCATTGTCCTATCTATGAATCCTGTTGAAGAAATTTGTCAAAATCAATCGGTTATAATTGGAAATTTGGCTACAGGTGGCATTGGAATTAAAACGTACAGATGGTCGCCAACCGATAGTTTGTCTAATGTAAATGGCTCGAAAACAATAGCAAAACCCTTAGCTACGACAACTTACTTTCTACGGGTGGAAGACACCAAAAAATGTGTACACACAGATTCGGTAAAGGTGGTGGTTCATCAAAATCCGAAGGCTGATTTTGTGTTTGGCGATACGTGTGTCGGTCAAAATTATTCGTTCAAGAATTTATCTACAAGTGCCGGTGCAATCTTGGATTCGATAGACTGGCATTTTGACAATGGAATTCATTTCTCGAACCAAACTCCTGCATTTTTTCCTGTTTCTGATACCTCTCAAAAACTTACTTTATTTGTTAGAGACAGCTTCGGTTGTGTTGATTCTACCACCAAATTTATCAATCCATATTCATTGCCCATTCCGAATTTTTTGCCTCAAAATGGTTGCCAATTTGATAGCCTTTTTGTGCAAGATTTAACCAAAATTAAAACAGGTAGTTTTTTTAATAGTTGGAATATTAATAACAATGTTTATCAAACACAGAATTTATCGGTGTTGGCAGTAGATTTTGGAAAATATGATGTAAAACTGATTTCGACAAGCGACCGTGGGTGCGTGGATTCTATAACGAAAACAATTGAAGTTTTTGAAAAACCTATTTTAGAAATTGATGCTCAAAATGCCTGTTTAGGTCTAAAAACGGACTTTGCCATAAAAAGCAGTTTTATTTCTTCCGACAGCGTGGTGCAATGTTTTTGGAAGTTTGGAGATGGGGTAGGGGTTGCCTCCCAAAAAGATACCATTCACAGATACGCAAATGAAGGCTTGTATAGTGCTGAAGTTTATGGAATAACGAACAATGGCTGCCGCGATACAGTGACAAAAAACATAGAGATTTTTCCAATACCGGTTGCCGACTTTTATGCAGATACCGTTTGCTTTGGCGATTCAACTCATTTTTTCAGTACAAGTACTGTTGTTTCGGGTGGCGTTTCGAGTTTGGACTGGAATGTTGGAAGTGGATTTTTCAGAGATTCGGCTACCATGTCAAAAAAATTCAATCAATTTGGGGTATTTCCGGTGTCGCTTATTGCAGAAACCGACCATGGGTGTAGAGATTCTTTTTCAAAAAATGTAAAAATACACTTTTCCGAAAAGCCATTTTTGGTTGTAAATGGGCATTGCACAGAAGCTCCTATTTTGTTGAAACATCAGAGCAATTTTTTAGATTCCATTTTGAGTGTTGAATGGAAAATTGATGCAAATGCCACGGTTATTGCTGATTCGATAATTCAGCAATTTTTGTTGAGTGGAAACCATACGGTTTATCAAAATATTCTCTTTAACAACGGCTGTCGAGCTGATTCCAATTTTACAATAAAGGTGGATGACACGCCAATTGCCGACTTTAACTTTAATCTTCCTTGTGCTGATAATTTGGTTGATTTTAATTCAACTTCCTCCACCAAAACGGGTTTCATTATCAATAACCTCTGGAATTTGGGTGATGGCAACAATGAGAACACAGCTCAATTCAATCATTCCTACACAAATGCCGGAATTTATTCGGTTCAACTTTCTATTGAAAATAATTTTGGTTGCAAAGATACCATGCAGAAAACCGTGCAGATTGACAGCATTATTATTCCAGATTTTCAGATTAAAGATATTTGTGCATTGGATAGTCAACTTATCTTTGAGAAAAGCATGTTTAGACGACAAAATATTTCAAAAATTCAATGGAATTTGGGAGACGGAACAATTTTGAATGGTAGAGACTCATTGGAATATGCCTATAAAAACGGCGGAAATTATACAGTGAAACTTTCGTTTACCACAAATCAGGGTTGTGATTATTGGGTTGAGAAAAGTGTTGTAGTTTATCAATTACCGATTTCGGATTTTGAAATTTCCCCCGAAAAAATTGATATAGTTCATAACCAAATTTCCGTAATCTCCACTGCACAAGGAGCAACCGATTTTGAATATTATATTTCGGATGGTGCCAGTTTTTCTTCGCCAGATTTTGAATATTCTTTGCTCGATACGGGTTATTTTACCATTACCCAAAAGGTAACAAACTCATTTGGTTGTACCGACATTTCTGAGAAAAGGGTATATGTAAATTATCTGATTAACATCTTTATTCCCAATGCTTTTCATCCAAATAATGACGGGAAAAATGAATATTTTGAACCCCAAGGCATGGGAATTTCAACCTACGAACTGCAAATTTTTAACCGATGGGGTGAGCAAATATTTTACTCAGAAAAAGGGGAGGCCTGGGATGGAAAAAATGCACCTACCGGAGCCTATTTTTATGTATTACGCTTAACCGATTTTAGGGGTGTTCCGCACAATTATAGCGGAATAATACACCTTATTCGTTAGTATTTTATTTCAAATATTTCTTGTCTATTAAAAGAAAGGCAAACGGAATAATGGATGCCAATAAAATCCATTTGGTTTTTGTTTTATCCCAAGTGTATTCAGATTTTAAATATAAAGCCATGAATATATAGGCTACAAATAGCAAGCCATGTGGCATTCCTAACATTTTTACATATTTCGGCTCGTCTGCAAAATGCTTTAATGGTGTGGCAATAAATAATAGAAGTATGAAGGAAATACCTTCCAAATAAGCCAATATTCTAAAGCTGTTTTTCAAATTCATGCTGCAAAACTATCGTTCGGAGGTTTAAATTTCGAGATAGATTTTAAAAATGTCAGAAAAAATCCTTTATTTGCTTATAGACTTACATTTAATAGCTACAGGAAATGATTACAATTACCAAAAAACACATTACAAACTCCTCAAACCGACCTTTTAGAAACCTCATAAGCACAAAGGGAATAATTATTCATTGGACTGCAAATTCAGGAACTAATGCAAATGCGATGGCTCATTACAATTATTTTCAGAATCACGATGTTGGAGCTTCTGCCCATTTTTTTGTTGATTCAAATCAAATTATAGAAATCATACCGGACAACGAAGAAGCCTATCATGTGGGGTCAAGATATTCATCGGGTTATACAGATTTGGCAAATACCATTCGGGGTACACACTACACTCCCAATGCCTTTTTAATTGGGGTAGAAATGTGCGTTAATCCTGAGTCTGATTGGGATTTAACCCAGAAAAACACCATTGATTTGGTAAACCATTTGATGCAAAAGCATGGTTTAAATGCAAATCAAGTTTGGAGGCATTACGACATTACTTTAAAAGACTGCCCTAAAATGATGACGAATGAAGAAGATGAGGCTTGGGGTAGGTTTAAACAAATATTAACCTCTGGAAATTTCCCGGATGAAAGTAAAAAAATTGGATTGGGAACAGTAAATAGTCAAGACCTAAATGTGCGGATGGGCAACGGCACTTTCTTTAAAAAAGTTGGACAATTGGCCTTAAACAGTCAAGTGGATATTTATGAAAGTGTTGGCACGTGGTATAGAATTGGCAAAGGGCAATGGGTGAGTAAATCATACATTACCTCACAACCTTTGCCAAGCAATAGCACCACCAATGCCGCTGCATTGACTGGAAAAGTGACAGCCGATAAACTGAATGGCCGCAGTGGTCCGTCAACCTATTTTGATGTGGTTAAACAATTTTTGAAGGATGAAGTGCTGTCTATTTTTCAGCAAGAAGGAGACTGGTACCATGTGGGCAATAATGTTTGGGTACACAAAAATTACGTTGATTTGGTAGAAAACACACCGTACAAAAATGGAATTGTAACTGCTACCCAGCTTAACATTAGAGGTGGTGCAGGCACAAACCAACCTATTGTTGGCAGCCTAAACAAAGGCGATGAGGTAAAAATATTTGAAGAACGTAACGGATGGTATAGAATAGACACTGACCAATGGGTTTATGCACTTTACGTAATCGAAAAAGTTATTAAAAGCGGTCGGATAAATACTACCGTTTTAAATGTTAGACAAGGCCCTGGTACGCAGTTTCAAATAGTTGGTCAGGTACACCAAAACGATAGAGTTTCAATAATAGCCCAAGAAGGTGATTGGTATAATATAGATACTGATAAATGGGTGCATTCCGGTTATGTTTTATTAGAAAATGTATGAAGGTAAAAGGCTTCTTTTTTTTCGTAGCTTGCGGTTTGGTTGCTGGTTGCAAACTGCAAAAGGCAGCCACAAGTGGCCAAGCTGAAAGCACGAATCTCGAAAAATTTGTAACAGAAATTAATTTGAGTATTCAAAATCAAGACTATGACCAGTTTTTGAATTTGGTTGATTCCGATTACAAATCAATTCAATTAAAAGCCGTTGGCGATACTGCACAGTTTGTTAGCGAACTTTTTTGTGGCCAATTTGAAACCAAGTATTATTGTCCGCCATTTTCTGAAATTAAAGCTGTTATGTTAAACGCAGATAATAAAACCTTTTTGATAATTCTGAATTCAGGAATTTCTTACAAATCTAATTCTGTTGAAATAGTTTTAAAAGATAATAAGTATTATTTGATTGGAGCCTATGGCTAATTGATATGTATTAGGGGTAATTTGGCCTAAAGCAATTTTCCTATAATTTATATTATGTTAAGTAGTACAGTTTAAAATAAAGCCGAAGCTATACTTCGGCTCTACTTTTTTATCCTTTTAGTTCATCAATCAAAGCCCTCATTTGTTTGTATTTGGGCTCATACGATTTATCAACGTTTTGCAACCTGCCATAGATAATTTTCAGGTTTTGTGCCAAATCAGCTTTCTCGGCATTAGTCATATTGCCATCAGCCATATTCATACATTCTTCAAAAGGAACTGCGGCCTTTTTATACAGCTCATCAATTTGACTTTCTAATACTAATTGTTTGTCGTAGTTTTTTTCAGCGTCAATTTTTTCTTTTATAGGCTTACATTTTTCAGTGTAAACCACACCCAAGTTAAAATATGCATTGAAGTATCCGGGATCCAATTCAATTGCCTTTTGATAACTTTTTTCAGCCTCATCCAGATTTGCTATTTTCTTGTCAATTTCATAAAGATTAAAATAATTCAACCCTCGTGCATAGTGCAAAATAGGATCATTTGGCTGTGCAGCAATTGCGTTATCCAATTTGTCCATCAACTCTTTGCTTCTACCCAATTTTAGCATTAAATCAAGCTCTGCATTTATCAAATTTTTGTCTTCTGGCAACGCCTCTCTTCCTAATGCCAGCGTTTCCAATGCTTTTGTAGTATCTTTTTCATTCAAATAAATTTCGTGAAGAGTGTAATACACATTTGCATCTTTATAATTTGACTCTGCCAATTGTTTTAAAGTGGATTTTGCTTTGGCCACATCTCCTCCCCTATTGGCAGCAGCAGCAGCATTTAGCATGACCATTTCTTTGCTTATGCCAGCATTTTTTTGAAGCAGCTTTTCATCATCATACTGAAATAAATCTAAAGCCGTTTCGTAAGCCTTCAATGATTTAGCAAATTCTTTATTATTATAGGTCATAACCCCTTCGTTATACAAACGAACTGCACAGTCAACCAATCCTTTTTTGGCATCTTTGGTGTGCTTGCCTTTTGCGTCAAGCTCAATACATTTTTTAAAAGATTCAACAGCCGTATAAAGTTTGTCTTTGTACTTTGCCTTTTGCTCATCCGAACCTTCAGATAAAACCGTAAGGTAGGTAAAACCTCGATAGTAAAACATTCGAGGGTCGGCAGCAGTTGTTGTATGTTTTGCGGCATCTTCAATATCCTTCACACACTCATCCAGCGTATTGTGCCATGCTTCACCAGTTCTGGCATCACCAACCGTGTTAGACAGCTTAAAAACTACCGTAGATACTTTGTTTTTTTGAGCAAATGCTGTTACACTCAACGAAAGCAAAAACGTAAATGCTAAAATTACCTTTTTTGTTGTCATTTTATAGATTTTATTAATTGTCATTATTGTCCACTATTTCAGACGAATCATCTTGCCCGTTTTCTCCGTTTTCAATTGTTCCGTCTTCCAAAGTTTCAGTATTTTCTTCCTCTTCTTCTTTATTTACCTTAGCTACAGATGCAATCTCATCTCCTTCTCTAAGTTTTATTAATCGCACACCCTGTGTGGCTCTGCCCATTATTCTTAGGGTTTCAAGCGGAAGTCGTATTGCAATACCTGAACGATTGATAATCATTAAATCATCGTTGTCGGTTACAGATTTTATGGCTACCAAATTTCCTGTTTTTTCGGTGATGTTTAAGGTTTTTACACCTTTACCACCTCTACCGGTAATACGATAATCTTCTACTGCTGTGCGTTTTCCGTATCCTTTTTCCGAAACTACCATAATGGTTTCTTCTTCCACACTCTTGACACAAACCATGCCAATTACCTCATCGTCATCATTTTCAAGTTTCACACCTTTCACTCCGGCGGCTGTTCTACCCATAGGTCTCACCAATGATTCGTTGAATCGGATGGCTTTGCCAAGTTTTTTGGCCAAAAGAATTTCGTTGTTGCCATTGGTCAATTTTGCTTCCAATAATTCATCCCCGTCTTTTACTGTTATGGCATTAATGCCGTTGGCACGTGGGCGGGAATAAGCACGAAGCGTGGTTTTTTTGATAATACCATTTTTGGTACACATAATGATAAAATTATTGTCCAAATATTCGTCATTATCCAAGCCTTCTACCGAAATATATGCTTTTACCACATCATCACTCGGAATGGCAATGAGGTTTTGAATGGGTCGTCCTTTGGTTGCTTTTGCACCTTCGGGAATTTCATATACTTTCATCCAAAAACATCGACCTTGCTCTGTAAAGAAAAGCATATAGTTGTGCGTTTTGGCCGACAATAAGTGTTCAACGAAATCTTCATCACGGTGCTTAACTCCCCTATTTCCAACCCCACCTCTCGATTGGGTTCTGTATTCGCTCAAAGAAGTTCGTTTTACATATCCCATTCTGGAGATAGTAATAACAACATCTTCGTTCGGAATCAGATCTTCGATGTTTAAATCGCCGCTGTCAAACTCAATATTGGTGCGTCTTTCGTCGCCATATTTGTCTCTAACTTCGGCCAATTCATCCTTAATAATTTGCATTCTTAATTCTTCACTGCCAAGAATTTCTTCCAATTTGGCAATGGTAAGCATGATTTCTTTATGCTCTTCTCTGATTTTGTCGCGTTCAAGTCCGGTAAGTTTTTGCAATCGCATATCCAAAATGGCTCGTGCCTGAATCTCTGACAGATTAAAGCGAGTCATTAAGCCATTTCTTGCATCTTCCGGATTATTTGATGAACGAATCAGGCTAATAACCTCATCCAGATTGTCAAGAGCAATCAATAAACCCTCTAAAATATGGGCTTTTTTGCGTGCTTCTTCCAGTTCATATTCGGTTCTTCTTATTACCACCTCATGCCGATGCTCTACATAGTGATGCACCAAATCTTTGAGATTTAAGGTCATCGGTCGGCCTTTTACAAGAGCAATATTATTAACCGAAAACGAGGTTTGAAGCGGCGTAAATTTAAAAAGTTGGTTTAAAACGATGTTCGGAATTGCATCTCGTTTTAGGTCAAAAACAATTCGCAAACCGTTTCTATCGCTCTCATCGCGTATTTCGCTGATGCCTTCTATTACTTTTTCATTTACCAAATCAACCGCTTTTACAATGATTTGGGATGGCGAAACCTGATAGGGAACTTCGTTGATAATGATTTGCTCTCTGCCGGTTTTGCTTTCTACAATCTCGGCTTTACCCCGCATTACAATTCTTCCTCTGCCTGTCTCGAAAGCATTTTTTACCCCTTCGTAGCCATATATAGTTCCTCCTGTCGGAAAATCGGGAGCTTTGATATGCTCCATCAATTCCTGTATGGTAATGTCTCTATTATCTACGTAGGCTATAACTCCGTTACACACTTCTTTAAGGTTGTGTGGAGCCATGTTGGTGGCCATACCCACTGCAATTCCTGCCGCTCCGTTTACGAGCAAGTTTGGAATTTTTGAAGGCAAAACGGTTGGTTCTTTAAGCGAATCGTCGAAGTTTGTTTGAAAATCGACCGTGTTTTTGTCAATATCCACCATCATTTCTTCGGCCAATTTTTTCAAACGAGCCTCAGTATAACGCATAGCCGCAGGGGGGTCTCCATCAATAGAGCCAAAGTTTCCTTGCCCGTCCACCATTTGATATCGCAGACTCCAGGGTTGTGCCATACGCACCATGGTGTCATACACCGAAGAATCGCCATGCGGGTGGTATTTTCCAAGCACCTCCCCCACTATCCTTGCCGATTTTTTGTATGGTCGGTTGCTGGCCAGGCCAAGCTCGGTCATGCCATAAAGCACCCTGCGGTGTACGGGTTTTAAACCATCCCTTACGTCGGGCAGGGCTCTTGAAACAATTACCGACATCGAATAATCGATGTAGGCCGTTTTCATTTCATCCTCAATATTGATTGGAATTATCTTTTCGTTCGGATTTTCCATATATATTTTTTGCGTTTTTGTTAAGCTGGTAAAACTAAAACCAACCTCAGGGACAAACGCCTTTTACGCCGCTAAGATACCAACATTTTACCTACAAACTACCCACATTTTGGGCATATTTTTACCAACAGTAATTTTTGATTTACGAAAGAGGGAAAGTTTTGATTTTCGATTTTTTGTTTTTCAGAAAACCAAATGGAAATGGTGGTAATTTGTTTAAATTTATTTAAATTTATTTTCGTAGTAATACATGGCAATTTAGCTTGAGAGTTCTTACATTTTGATTTTAATTAATCCTTTTTCAATGTCGAAAATGAGGAAAACTTCTTCCAATCTTTGTGGTTTATTCTTTCCATCCAAAAAGTAAATGTTCCAATGTTTTAATTCTACTTTGAGGTATTCATTAATTATTTTTTGATAACTTTTTACCTGTTTGCTTTCTTGTTTGTTCAAATCCCAAGTTATTTTTTTGATGGTACTTTTTTTAGATAGTTGGATAATCACTCCGGTATGAAGACTGGGTACTTTACTTCTTGCATTAGAGTCAAACCTGATAATCAATTCTTGATTAAGGTTTTTTTGGATGGTATCAAAGGGTAATAAAAAACTATTGAGAATGGCATTTAACTCTAAATCTCGATTGTCTTGATTGTACGTATTCTGAGCGTGAGCAATGCCGGATAAACTCAAGGTTACTGAAATTATTAATTTAAAACAAATTTTCATTGGAATTAAACTATTCCGTCAAATATACTCTTTTTCCAACTTAAGAAAATAAATCTAAAACATTACCCATTTAGCCAACCCCAAAATCATTTCGATACTTTGGTTTAAAAAAAATCCGTTGTTTTGTCGAAAATTTGGATTTCAATAAACAAATAGAGCAACTCGAACTGCGTGTAAAAGCGAGACTAACTCCTGCAAAAAAGCTTTTGCAGCGAAAAACATTGCCCGGATTTAAGGGTAGGTCAATCTATGATGTAGGCAAATTTTTTGTGGATTCACTTTTTGATTCTGACCTAAATGTGAGGGCCTCTTCTTTGGCCTATAATTTTTTTCTATCCTTGTTTCCTGCCATTATTTTTCTTTTTACCCTCATTGCCTATATCCCTATTGATGGGTTTCAAGAAGATTTGCTCCAACAAATTGAGCGGGTGCTGCCCCGAAACACTTTTGAAGCACTGTTTACCACCATCGAAGACATTTTGAATAATCAAAACATCACGCTGCTTTCATTTGGTTTTGTGTTGGCCATATACTTTAGCAGCACGGCTTTTCAAAACATGATGACCAATTTTAACAAATACACCAAACAAGAACACAAACGCAACTGGTTTGCCAGTCGAGTAAGAAGTATTTGGCTTACCTTGCTGGTTACTATGACTGTTTTAATAATGGTATTGGTGGTAACTTACATTAACATTAGCCTGTATATGCTTGATATTGAGGATAAAACGAGATATATTCTTCTTCAAGTGCTGCAAGTGGGGTCTATCTATTTCTTGATTTATTTGGTATATAGCAGTTTATATTATTTTGGTAGCTCTAAGACCGCAAAGTGGAATTTTTTTAGTGTGGGGTCTTCCCTGGCTACCATTCTGACCGTTTTGGCTTCTGCG
This window contains:
- the gyrA gene encoding DNA gyrase subunit A codes for the protein MENPNEKIIPINIEDEMKTAYIDYSMSVIVSRALPDVRDGLKPVHRRVLYGMTELGLASNRPYKKSARIVGEVLGKYHPHGDSSVYDTMVRMAQPWSLRYQMVDGQGNFGSIDGDPPAAMRYTEARLKKLAEEMMVDIDKNTVDFQTNFDDSLKEPTVLPSKIPNLLVNGAAGIAVGMATNMAPHNLKEVCNGVIAYVDNRDITIQELMEHIKAPDFPTGGTIYGYEGVKNAFETGRGRIVMRGKAEIVESKTGREQIIINEVPYQVSPSQIIVKAVDLVNEKVIEGISEIRDESDRNGLRIVFDLKRDAIPNIVLNQLFKFTPLQTSFSVNNIALVKGRPMTLNLKDLVHHYVEHRHEVVIRRTEYELEEARKKAHILEGLLIALDNLDEVISLIRSSNNPEDARNGLMTRFNLSEIQARAILDMRLQKLTGLERDKIREEHKEIMLTIAKLEEILGSEELRMQIIKDELAEVRDKYGDERRTNIEFDSGDLNIEDLIPNEDVVITISRMGYVKRTSLSEYRTQSRGGVGNRGVKHRDEDFVEHLLSAKTHNYMLFFTEQGRCFWMKVYEIPEGAKATKGRPIQNLIAIPSDDVVKAYISVEGLDNDEYLDNNFIIMCTKNGIIKKTTLRAYSRPRANGINAITVKDGDELLEAKLTNGNNEILLAKKLGKAIRFNESLVRPMGRTAAGVKGVKLENDDDEVIGMVCVKSVEEETIMVVSEKGYGKRTAVEDYRITGRGGKGVKTLNITEKTGNLVAIKSVTDNDDLMIINRSGIAIRLPLETLRIMGRATQGVRLIKLREGDEIASVAKVNKEEEEENTETLEDGTIENGENGQDDSSEIVDNNDN
- a CDS encoding YihY/virulence factor BrkB family protein, which gives rise to MDFNKQIEQLELRVKARLTPAKKLLQRKTLPGFKGRSIYDVGKFFVDSLFDSDLNVRASSLAYNFFLSLFPAIIFLFTLIAYIPIDGFQEDLLQQIERVLPRNTFEALFTTIEDILNNQNITLLSFGFVLAIYFSSTAFQNMMTNFNKYTKQEHKRNWFASRVRSIWLTLLVTMTVLIMVLVVTYINISLYMLDIEDKTRYILLQVLQVGSIYFLIYLVYSSLYYFGSSKTAKWNFFSVGSSLATILTVLASAAFTFYVNNFSNYNRFYGSVGAFIVLMVFIYFNCTMLLIGFELNSSIDRAEIRSIKNKE